Genomic DNA from Bacillota bacterium:
GATTGCCATGCTGGCGGTAATGCTGTTCTCCTACCATTTGGGCTGGTTGCCTCATGCCGGGATAGCTTCACCGGGTTCACAGGTCTATGGGCTTGCCCGGTTCTTCACCCTGGACTTCCTCCGGCATCTTGCCCTGCCCCTGTTGGTCAGCAGCCTCTACCAGCTGGCTAACCCGCTCCTCCTGATGCGCAACACCATGCTCGATGTCATGGGCGAGGACTTCGTGGACATGGCACGGGCCAAGGGGTTGCCCCCCAAAGACGTGATTTACAGGCATGCGGCCAGGAACGCCCTGCTCCCGGTCGTCACGGCCCTGGCACTGTATATCGGGCGTGCTGTCGGAGGGATGGTGGTGATTGAGTACGTATTCGGTTGGCCGGGGCTCGGACGGGAAATCCTGCTCGCGGCAAACCGGTACGACTATCCGGTGGCACAGGCGGCCTTCACCCTGATAGCTGCTCTGGTTTCTGTCATGAACCTGGTTGCCGATCTGGTTTACAGCTACCTGGACCCCAGAATCGCTTACAAATGAGGTGGGCTGACAAGTGCGTCCCCGGCAGACGGCCTCCCGGGTA
This window encodes:
- a CDS encoding ABC transporter permease yields the protein MWRFFLRRVGYTIIALYLLVTAIFFLFRLLPADPTATIVDPAMPPETIAALRETFGLDQPPHVQYFMYMRNMLRGDFGSSFYYRRPAFDVLRDKVANTLVLAAAALIVSYGIGVLLGALLAWWRGRGVEIAGIVLSLFFRSAPEFWIAMLAVMLFSYHLGWLPHAGIASPGSQVYGLARFFTLDFLRHLALPLLVSSLYQLANPLLLMRNTMLDVMGEDFVDMARAKGLPPKDVIYRHAARNALLPVVTALALYIGRAVGGMVVIEYVFGWPGLGREILLAANRYDYPVAQAAFTLIAALVSVMNLVADLVYSYLDPRIAYK